CGCCATTCAGAACGCTGCGATCCAGGGCCACATCTGTCGGTGTCCAGGCATTGCTGGCGTTAGTCAGCACGGTCTGCTCGAGACTGGCCACGGCATTATTGTAAATCGCCTGGGCTGTCGGGTGCGCCGTTGGAGAGATATTGCCCAACGATTTTTCATTGGTTACATCGACCAACTGCACTTCAAAACCGTGCACACCAGAAGCGGTGATGTCGCCGTCAATCACGCTGTTAGCCACGTTAAGGCTGATGCCATTGTGGCTGCGATCCAGCGCTGAAGCACCGGCTGTGCCAGTGGCGGCAGCCACCGCAACATAGTTGCCGTTGGTGTCACGTTTCACCGCTACAGTGATAACAGGGGTGTAACCGTCATGCTCAAGAGTGATATTACCTTTCAGGATGGAATTTGAGATATCAGTGCGGATTGCATGTCCGCCCAGGGTCAGCGATTTGCCTGCGCCATTCACGCCGCCGGTCAGGGTCGAGTTTGCCAGTGAGACAAACAGACCTGAGCCTGAAATCTGCAGGGCTGTGGATCTGTTATCTGCAAGCCTGCCGTAAAGAGTCTGGTTGTTATAGGTGTGATCGTCACTACGAACGGCCGCAAGATTCTGCGCCGTAATCTGGACGTTATCCAGCAGGACATTGGCGGCAGACGGCACCACATTGGTTGACGTGCTGTAGCCGGTCCGATCGTTAGCCACATCAGTCTGCCAGCTCATACCGGTGTGAGAAATTGACATGCCCACCGCAAAAGGCACCTCGCTGTAGATTTGCTCTTCATCACCGTTGTTTTCGTTTGCCGGATTGATGATGCTGGCATCTTCAGTCAGTGTGTTGTTAATAATGCTGTTTTTCACGCTCAGTACATCGCGCGCATGGCCATTCCAGCTGTTCTCATGCAGATTGCCGGTAGCGGTCACGGCGGCAACCACATCAGTGCGGAAGCTTTTAACTTTGGAATAGAGGGCGGCATCAAGCAGACCCACTTCACCCCCTCTGTCATCAGCGGTACGAATATAGATATCTGAATTGCGATCCAGCGCGATCGTGCTGCTGACGGTCAGAGGGATTTTATGATCCAGTTTATCCAGCACATAAGCACCCCCGGCATCTTTCTGATATTCAATATTGCCGCTGGCATCACGCTGATAGAAGGTGACCGACTGGTTTTTGGTATAGCGCTGATCCGCTGTTCCCATACGCAATCCCTGTACCACACCGACCGGGCGGGAATAGCCAGCCTCAGTCAGGGTAGAGGCGAGTCGTTGACCATGAACGGCGCGCTCATAGTTTTCTTCGATTAAATAATTGGGATCGAAGCCCAAAGTCGCCGCGTTTCCGTTCAGGTAAGCCAGATAGCCACTGCTCCGTACCAGCGCATCAAATCCGGCGGTACGGGTGTTGATCGTCTCCCAGGACGTACCGCTGACAACCTCGCTGGCCCAGGCCAAATCAGATCCACCAATAAACACAGAGCCGCCACCGCTATACTGCCCCTTCGCATCTTTGCTCAGTGCACTGACATCCGGTACAGCAACTGATGCTGCGTTAGCCGTCATCGCTGTTGCGCTTAAGCCAAATAAGACAGATAACGCGACAGCGCTCAGACTGAAGCTGTTTTTTTCATCACTGCAATTCCTTTTAACATTATAAAGACGCACAGGCTTACTGGAATAAGCCTTCTGTTTTTCTGACAAATAATTGATGAAAATCCTCTCACGCAGATCAATTAAACCCTGAAGAAACCCCATGATATAACGGCCTGTTGAGGAACAACGCTTAATATGGCCTTTTTATATTTACGCAAGAAAAACACAATCGAGGTAAATATCGGGGCGAGTATGTGAATTGCAGACAAAAGCTGTAAAACAAATATTTTTTATTGCAACGATCAATCCATTTGATCATAACAAGCGGTTAACTCAATAAAAAAATAAGTCAGATCATTAATTAATCTGATGAAAGTAAGGGGCTATCGGCAAGATTGAGAGATCACAAGGCACGTCACGGAAAGATACCATCCGATTACCCTCTGTTTTTAAAGTGTATTTTTATAAAAAAACCGGTCTGATTAAACTTTCGCAAAAAGGTAAGATTTATTAAATCTCTATCAGATCATTCCTGTATTAGTACACAAGGAGAAAATTTTTTTTACAGCATGATTTTCGGAAATAAAATTACAACCATCGTTCAGCAGATGAAATTGAGCCTTGCTACCTGAGTTTATTTAAATTCACCAGAATTTAAGTTGTTATTAATTTCCAGTAACACTGACAGATTAATCTACAGACGAAAAAACTCTCTTTAAGATATTAGTCAGTGGGACTGCTATTTCATTTTTTATCAGTTACAACAACTCTGTTGTTATTATGGCAGAGGATGGCGCCCTAACATCATCAGGTGAAAGAGTTCAGACAGGGAATGTTACGAGGAGGGAGATAAATTTAATTTACAGGATGTGACACGGGTTCTGAATTCAACGGCCAGTGAGCGGTATTAGTGATTCTCCGCTCACCAGGCATTCATGAGAAGTTAAGCAGGTCTGTACTGAAAAGGCTCAGGACTCAGACCCTTTTTCCGGTTGAATAGCTGTCGCAGACTCACGGGCATTCCTTCGCAGGGCGATCTCAGTGCTGGCGTAAATCGCTCAGGAAACGTTTAGCCCGCTCATGCTGAGGATTGCTGAAAAAGCGTTCCGGGCTGGCTTTTTCAAGTATCTGCCCCTGATCCATAAACCAGATGGTATCGGCAACTTCGCGGGCAAAGTTCATCTCGTGGGTGACACACATCATGGTCATTCCCTCCTGCGCCAGCCCGCGCATCACGTTCAGCACTTCCCCTACCATCTCGGGATCCAGCGCCGAGGTCGGCTCATCAAACAGCATCACCGGGGGCTTCATTGCCAGGGCACGGGCTATGGCCACTCGCTGCTGCTGGCCGCCAGAAAGCTGCGCAGGATAAGCATCGGCCTTGTGCGACAGCCCCACCCTTTCCAGCAATTCACCGGCATGGATTTTGGCTTCAGCGCGCCTGACGCCCAACACTTTCATTGGGGACATCATTATATTTTCCAGCACCGAAACATGCGGGAACAGATTGAAGTTCTGAAATACAAAACCAATCCGCGTACGCAATTGATTCAGACGGGTGCTGGTGCCGTGAATGTCGGTTCCATCAAACAGGATCTGCCCCTGCTCTATCGGTTCAAGGCGATTTACCGTACGGATCAACGTCGATTTTCCTGAGCCGGAAGGGCCACAAACCACCACCACTTCGCCGCTTTGAATTTCAGCGCTCAGGTCGGTCAGCGCCTGGTATTCGCCGTACCACTTGTTAACCTGATTGAACAATATCATCGGTCTCATCCTGGTTCCTTTTATGACTGAGTCTTGGTCAGCAACATGGCCTGCGCGGCCTCGGGTGTGGCATTGCGTCGCTTAAGGGCAATCCGCAGTTCGAGCCTGTTGGCCAGCCAGGTCAGACTGAAACAGATCAGGTAATAACTGATGGCAACGATAGCGAAGACCTGGAAAGGTTTGGTCAGCAATTGATTGTTGACCTGATTAGCAGCATAGGTCAGCTCCGGCACGTTAATCACATAGCCCAGCGTGCTGTCTTTGATGATCGATACCAACTGGCTCACCAGACTGGGCAGCGCGTTGTACAAAGCCTGGGGCAAAATCACCAGGCGGAGGGTTTTGAAATAGCTCATCCCTAACGCCCTTGAGGCTTCATATTGTCCGCCAGGCAGCGCCTGGATCCCGCCGCGCACAATTTCCGCAATATAGGCGCTTTCATAGATGACAAGCGTACAGAGCATAGTGGCGAAGCCGCTGATGTTGTGGCCGATCAACAAGGGAACGCAGAAGTAGGTCCAGAAGACCACCATCAGCAGCGGGATGCCGCGCAGAACATAGACCCAACAGGCAGCAGGCCAGCTTACCCAGCGCCAGGGGGAAATGCGTGCCAGCCCCAGTAATACGCCCAGGGGAAAGGCCAACAGTACGGCAAGCAGTGAGATCAGCAGGGTACAGAGAATGCCGCCCAGTGGCCCGTTGGGATATTGCCCCATCAGGAGCAGCATCCCGTTATCCTGCAGGATGGTGAAGAGGTCAGACATCAGATTACCTCGCGTAAGCCCGCTGGAAGCGACGAGCCAGTAAAGCCCCGCCCGCCATCAACATTAAGGAGAAGAACAGATAGCCAATGGATGCCACCAGATAAGACTCAAAGGTACGGAATGTCTGGTTTTCAATATCACGGGTCACGTAGGTCAGTTCGCTTACGCCAATGACCATCGCCAGGCTGGTATTTTTGAACAGCAGCACAGTGTGGTTAAGCAGCGAGGGTAAAGCATTGCGAATCCCCTGCGGCAGGATAACCGAGTGCATTGATCGCAGGTAACTCATGCCCAAAGCGCGGGATGCCTCGTTTTGTCCATCCGGAATGGCCCGCAGCCCACTGCGGATATCCTCAGAAAAATAGGCTGCCTGACAAAGACCCAGCGCAAACATTGAGAAGAGAAACTCCGCGTTATAGTCATTGATCGCCATCTGTACCGATTCCGGCAGCAGCGTGGGGATGGCGAAGTACCACATCATCAGCTGGATCAACGTGGGGACGTTGCGATGGTAAGAGACATAAGCCGCGACCAGAAATACCGGCAATCGTTTCTGACTTAAACGTACCACTACCAGCAGCAGAGCAATGCACATCGCCAGCAGCCAGGATCCCAGTGCAAGCTTCAGGGTAACTACCGTACCGTCGACGATCATCTGCCCAAACTGGCCGGTCATGACGGCACTGAAATCAAGTGTCATCCTCTGTTCACCCCTCTCTGTTCAGGCTGATTAGTCGGTACGGTCGCCTGGACGCATAGTGGAGAGCCCCCCAGGTACCTGTAATGTCGGGGTGATTTCGATATTGCCGATATTGACCGCTACCGGTGCTGAGAGCGCGAAGGCCACGCAGTCGGCAATATCTTTCGCCTGAGGCAGCTCAAAGCCATCAATAAAACGGCGGCGTGCCTCTTCCTGATCGCCCATCACGTTGCCGAAGATATCTGTAGCCACACGGCCAGGACAAATCTCGGTGATGCGCACCCTCTTGCCATAGCAGTCCACACGCAGCTGACGTGACAAAGCATGCACTCCGGCTTTGGTGGCGTGGTAGATCGAATTTCCGTTGAAGTTATAAATAGCGGCGATGGAGGTGATGTTGATGACATGGCCCCGGTCACGTTTCATCATGCCGGGTACCACCAGACGGCAGAGATGAAGCACGGCGCGCAGGTTTACGTCTACCTGGGTATCAATCGCTTCTTCGTCAGCATCCAGAATTGAACCGGGACGGGAGACGCCCGCATTGTTGACCAGAATATCCACCTCAAGCTCCCGACAGAGACGGGTGATGGCATCCAGATCGCCCACATCTATGGCATGAGGAATGCAACCCGTGCGGGCAGCCAGAGTACTGAGTTGCTCTTCACGACGGGCAACGGCGTGCACCGTAATTCCTTCCTGGCAGAGGCGCTCGACAATGGCTTCACCCATACCTGCGGAAGCTCCGGTGACCAGCGCGGTCTTGTAATCTGAAAATGGCATTTCGCTTCTCCTGTAAGCACCGGCACAACGATTTTTGCCGGGTTCAATCTCTGAAAGTGACTCTATCCAGTAATCCTCACCCGGTATAAGACATAAACAGTGTGAGGCAATAAGGGGGACTTATAACGCTCAGTTTTGCTGACGTAACTGCTTTGCGGGCGGCAGCAAAGCGATCTGCAGCTCTGCAAGGATTTCTCGCAGGGTATGAACCATTTCTATCGATTCGGGGGTATCGCCATGAACAAGAATCGAGCTGGCCTCAACTCTCAGAGCAACGCCATCGATACTCTGTACGGTGCCTTTCGTCAGAAGCTGACGAACACGGCTGCGAACCTGCTCTTTATCGTGAATGACCGCGCCGGGTTTGCTGCGGCTGACCAGTAAACCATTGCTCTCGTAGGCGCGATCGGCCAGAAAAGTACAGATAACCGGTAATTCCAACTGGCGTGCCATGCGCTCTACGGCGGTGCCCGGCATAGTGCTGATGATCATCGTGGGATCAAAAACCTTAACGGCACGAAGTAAAACCAGTGCCAGCTCTTCATCCTCAGAAACCATATTGCCCAGCGCGCCATGAAAGCTCATGTGTGTCAGAGGATAGTGAGCTGCCGCCGCGAAAGCAGATAAGGCCCCCAACTGATAGGTGACATAGTTTGCCATCACCTCAGGGTCGATTTGCATCCGGCGGCGGCCGAATCCCAGCAGGTCAGGAAAACCTACGTGCGCCCCCAAATCCACCCCGTGTTGTTTAGCCAGCGCTACCGTGCGCGCCATAATTACGGCATCCCCGGCATGGAAACCACAGGCCACATTGGCCGAAGTGATTAACGGCATCAGCGTGGCGTCGTCGGCAATCTCATAGTCACCAAAGCCTTCGCCAATATCCGCATTGAGATCGATGCACTTCATGCTGCTGCCTCCTGAGCTTCCAGGGTGAAAATCCCGGCGCCAAACTCTACCCTGTCGCCCTGCTCTGCAATAACGCCAACAACGCCCTCACCGGGGCTTCTTAAAGGCAGATAAAGCAGTCCCACCTTCAGTAATCCCAGCAGGGTGTTTTTCCGGACAAAGAGGCCGGGTCTGGTAAAGGGTTGGTCGCTGAGCGGATGTTGTAGCAGCACGATGCCCGGCATTGGCGCGCACAACGTTTCCCTGGTTGCTGGTGCAGCAACGGGCAAATCCCCACTTTCAAAAGGCTGGAATAAGGGTGCCGGAGGCAGCGCGGCATATTTCATATGCACGCGGTAGTTACCGCCGCTGATTTCAATACTGCTGAGGCCCGACGCCCACATTTTCTGCGCAATCTGACGTAAATCCCGAAGTGCTGGTGCTCTGTTTTCCATATCTGTCCCGCCGGAAAGAGTGACTAAACGGTGGGATAACTTTACCTGGCCTTTTTCATGCCTGGTAAGAGCATTTGGCTTTGCGGTAATAAGCGAGGCTTATCACCCCACCAGCGTGAGCGG
This genomic window from Erwinia sp. E_sp_B01_1 contains:
- a CDS encoding amino acid ABC transporter ATP-binding protein, encoding MRPMILFNQVNKWYGEYQALTDLSAEIQSGEVVVVCGPSGSGKSTLIRTVNRLEPIEQGQILFDGTDIHGTSTRLNQLRTRIGFVFQNFNLFPHVSVLENIMMSPMKVLGVRRAEAKIHAGELLERVGLSHKADAYPAQLSGGQQQRVAIARALAMKPPVMLFDEPTSALDPEMVGEVLNVMRGLAQEGMTMMCVTHEMNFAREVADTIWFMDQGQILEKASPERFFSNPQHERAKRFLSDLRQH
- a CDS encoding amino acid ABC transporter permease encodes the protein MSDLFTILQDNGMLLLMGQYPNGPLGGILCTLLISLLAVLLAFPLGVLLGLARISPWRWVSWPAACWVYVLRGIPLLMVVFWTYFCVPLLIGHNISGFATMLCTLVIYESAYIAEIVRGGIQALPGGQYEASRALGMSYFKTLRLVILPQALYNALPSLVSQLVSIIKDSTLGYVINVPELTYAANQVNNQLLTKPFQVFAIVAISYYLICFSLTWLANRLELRIALKRRNATPEAAQAMLLTKTQS
- a CDS encoding amino acid ABC transporter permease — translated: MTLDFSAVMTGQFGQMIVDGTVVTLKLALGSWLLAMCIALLLVVVRLSQKRLPVFLVAAYVSYHRNVPTLIQLMMWYFAIPTLLPESVQMAINDYNAEFLFSMFALGLCQAAYFSEDIRSGLRAIPDGQNEASRALGMSYLRSMHSVILPQGIRNALPSLLNHTVLLFKNTSLAMVIGVSELTYVTRDIENQTFRTFESYLVASIGYLFFSLMLMAGGALLARRFQRAYAR
- a CDS encoding SDR family oxidoreductase, whose product is MPFSDYKTALVTGASAGMGEAIVERLCQEGITVHAVARREEQLSTLAARTGCIPHAIDVGDLDAITRLCRELEVDILVNNAGVSRPGSILDADEEAIDTQVDVNLRAVLHLCRLVVPGMMKRDRGHVINITSIAAIYNFNGNSIYHATKAGVHALSRQLRVDCYGKRVRITEICPGRVATDIFGNVMGDQEEARRRFIDGFELPQAKDIADCVAFALSAPVAVNIGNIEITPTLQVPGGLSTMRPGDRTD
- a CDS encoding 5-oxoprolinase subunit PxpA; translation: MKCIDLNADIGEGFGDYEIADDATLMPLITSANVACGFHAGDAVIMARTVALAKQHGVDLGAHVGFPDLLGFGRRRMQIDPEVMANYVTYQLGALSAFAAAAHYPLTHMSFHGALGNMVSEDEELALVLLRAVKVFDPTMIISTMPGTAVERMARQLELPVICTFLADRAYESNGLLVSRSKPGAVIHDKEQVRSRVRQLLTKGTVQSIDGVALRVEASSILVHGDTPESIEMVHTLREILAELQIALLPPAKQLRQQN
- a CDS encoding acetyl-CoA carboxylase biotin carboxyl carrier protein subunit, yielding MENRAPALRDLRQIAQKMWASGLSSIEISGGNYRVHMKYAALPPAPLFQPFESGDLPVAAPATRETLCAPMPGIVLLQHPLSDQPFTRPGLFVRKNTLLGLLKVGLLYLPLRSPGEGVVGVIAEQGDRVEFGAGIFTLEAQEAAA